From the Solanum stenotomum isolate F172 chromosome 4, ASM1918654v1, whole genome shotgun sequence genome, one window contains:
- the LOC125861325 gene encoding secreted RxLR effector protein 161-like, whose translation MNVNEKLQRADGTKKANPRLFRSLVGGLNYLTYTRPDIIFSVSVVSRFLQSLTKQHLGAAKRILRYVAGTTDFGIWYSKVSNFILVGYTDSDYVGCLDDRKSTSGSCFSFGFGAVTWSSKKQETVALSTFEAEYTSASLAARQALWLRKLLANFSYE comes from the coding sequence ATGAATGTCAATGAGAAGTTGCAGCGTGCAGATGGAACTAAGAAAGCAAATCCGAGATTGTTCAGAAGTCTAGTTGGTGGCTTAAATTATCTAACGTACACTAGACCTGACATTATTTTTTCTGTTAGTGTTGTGTCCAGATTTTTGCAGAGTCTGACAAAGCAACATTTAGGTGCTGCCAAAAGAATTCTTCGCTATGTTGCTGGAACGACAGACTTTGGTATTTGGTATTCTAAAGTATCAAATTTCATATTGGTTGGCTATACAGATAGTGATTATGTAGGATGTTTGGACGATCGAAAAAGCACTTCTGGTAGttgttttagttttggttttggaGCAGTGACATGGAGTTCAAAGAAGCAAGAGACAGTAGCTCTGTCAACGTTTGAGGCGGAGTATACATCAGCAAGTTTAGCAGCACGACAAGCTTTATGGCTTCGAAAACTACTTGCAAATTTTAGTTACGAGTAA